In one Halictus rubicundus isolate RS-2024b chromosome 14, iyHalRubi1_principal, whole genome shotgun sequence genomic region, the following are encoded:
- the LOC143361000 gene encoding uncharacterized protein LOC143361000 isoform X1, which translates to MCIGNSSSSKEYRSFASAQITCGLELLGYEKTLKQEKRKRKHTKYKGTLDLIPPKHRILSKNDKTDLGTILGRSSKVTVYETKKKLASEKDPTDENVQRLLMLSTNRIDSNVADKLLERAIKKRYIPKKEKPKEPEATVFTEEDFKKFEQEYVDQ; encoded by the exons ATGTGCATTGGAAATTCTTCGAGCTCAAAGGAGTACAGGAGTTTTGCATCTGCACAAATAACCTGTG GTCTTGAACTACTTGGTTATGAGAAAACTTTGAAACAGG AAAAGAGAAAACGAAAGCATACTAAATACAAAGGTACCTTGGATTTGATTCCACCAAAACACAGGATATTATCAAAAAACGATAAAACAG ATCTTGGTACAATTCTTGGAAGATCGAGTAAAGTGACCGTCTACGAAACTAAAAAGAAATTAGCATCAGAAAAGGATCCCACCGATGAAAATGTCCAAAGACTGTTAATGCTTAGTACTAATCGCATTGACTCAAATGTAGCAGATAAG CTTTTAGAACGAGCgataaagaagagatatattccAAAGAAAGAGAAACCTAAAGAACCTGAAGCTACTGTATTCACAGAAGAAGATTTCAAGAAGTTTGAACAAGAATACGTAGATCAGTAA
- the LOC143361000 gene encoding active regulator of SIRT1 isoform X2, producing the protein MSNSLVRKGLELLGYEKTLKQEKRKRKHTKYKGTLDLIPPKHRILSKNDKTDLGTILGRSSKVTVYETKKKLASEKDPTDENVQRLLMLSTNRIDSNVADKLLERAIKKRYIPKKEKPKEPEATVFTEEDFKKFEQEYVDQ; encoded by the exons ATGTCAAATTCACTTGTTCGCAAAGGTCTTGAACTACTTGGTTATGAGAAAACTTTGAAACAGG AAAAGAGAAAACGAAAGCATACTAAATACAAAGGTACCTTGGATTTGATTCCACCAAAACACAGGATATTATCAAAAAACGATAAAACAG ATCTTGGTACAATTCTTGGAAGATCGAGTAAAGTGACCGTCTACGAAACTAAAAAGAAATTAGCATCAGAAAAGGATCCCACCGATGAAAATGTCCAAAGACTGTTAATGCTTAGTACTAATCGCATTGACTCAAATGTAGCAGATAAG CTTTTAGAACGAGCgataaagaagagatatattccAAAGAAAGAGAAACCTAAAGAACCTGAAGCTACTGTATTCACAGAAGAAGATTTCAAGAAGTTTGAACAAGAATACGTAGATCAGTAA
- the Vps39 gene encoding vacuolar protein sorting 39, with amino-acid sequence MHDAYEQSSILNISVQIESMAAYDDNLLIGTREGHLLMYNVPSVTDDSHKLELLRHSKNFNKKRITQIDVVPEYNLLLILTDNILCIHDLNSPNFQQVCQLQKTRGATLFTLDVQTLSCLTGEKNTFVRLCVAVKRKLQLYYWKSKKFEEFKDFELTVPDIPRELSWCGDSLILGFRGLSYTILDLNGKVKELFPTGKSPEPSVTKLSDNSFLLGKDSQSFIMNTKGELIQHNSVKWSDTPNAIAWDDPYLLGIVHDKLEVYTIEDCVHIQTIKDLNKARLVYRCKQGKVFVASISHIWCVRAVDVTLQIRTLLEQKQFQLALKLTSLSDITEEEKIKQTYKIQTLYAHHLFANKRFQEAMDLFLKLGTDPYEVIILFPDLVISTSNHSELNEPTPSLPKLEDHDLEKGLRALIVFLTKVRDKLMDDTKSKDKDNGKEKPLVKGEKNMTAVATEQLLKIIDTTLLKCYLQTTDALVAPLLRLNHCHLAEAERTLLMHQKYPELIILYQTKGQHRKALELLEKHAKENDSSLKGTERTIQYLQQLGKDHMDLIFKFAGWVLNEDPEQGLRIFMEDTEQVEQLPKPKVLDYLLRCHKDLVITYLEHVVNIWEVTNPLYHNVLIHQYKEKCLNDINDSETPGEKEAVQHIRQKLQQFLEKSAHYTPETILVHFPSNNLFEERAIILGRLGRHQQVISIYVNLLNDIQKAIEYCHNVYSRYQNLDNAEKQKQSDGADEVYLMLIQQLLKPDDKGVSMTGCKPEFQRTPQPDLEMALELLEKHASKINPLKALDILPNTVPIGRIKCFLEVSLQEKLNARRRLQMLKGLFYAEHLQVHEQRMHYESQSVLMTEFNVCPVCKKRFSNQSAFARFPNGDIVHYSCQDRKG; translated from the exons ATGCATGACGCTTACGAACAATCAtcgatattaaatatttctgttcaAATAGAGTCAATGGCTGCGTATG ATGATAATTTGTTAATTGGTACAAGAGAGGGTCATCTTCTTATGTACAATGTTCCTTCTGTGACAGATGACAGTCATAAACTAGAATTATTGCGCCATAgtaagaattttaataaaaaacgtATCACACAAATCGATGTTGTGCCagaatataatttattgttaattctAACAG ATAATATTCTTTGTATACACGATTTAAATTCCCCAAATTTTCAACAAGTTTGCCAGTTACAAAAGACTCGTGGTGCTACATTATTTACCTTAGATGTACAAACTTTGAGCTGTTTAACCGGTGAGAAAAATACATTTGTACGCTTGTGTGTTGCTGTAAAACGCAAGCTACAGTTGTATTATtggaaatcaaagaaatttgaaGAATTCAAAGATTTTGAATTAACTGTACCTGATATACCACGTGAATTGTCTTG GTGTGGAGATTCACTGATTTTGGGTTTTCGTGGTTTGTCATACACGATATTAGACTTGAATGGAAAAGTTaaagaattatttccaactggGAAGTCACCTGAACCTAGCGTTACAAAATTATCtgataattcatttttattaggaAAAGATTCTCAGTCATTCATTATGAATACAAAGGGTGAATTGATTCAACATAATTCGGTAAAGTGGTCTGATACACCGAATGCAATAG CTTGGGATGATCCTTATCTTCTTGGGATTGTGCACGACAAATTAGAAGTATATACAATAGAGGACTGTGTGCACATTCAAACGATAAAGGACTTGAATAAAGCAAGACTCGTATATAGGTGTAAGCAAGGAAAAGTTTTTGTAGCATCTATTAGTCACATTTGGTGTGTTAGAGCAGTTGATGTAACACTTCAAATTAGAACATTACTCGAACAGAAGCAATTTCAGCTGGCACTGAAGTTAACT AGTTTGTCGGATATAACCGaggaagaaaaaattaaacaaacgtATAAAATACAAACTTTATATGCACATCATCTTTTCGCTAACAAAAGATTTCAGGAAGCGATggacttgtttttaaagttGGGAACCGATCCATACGAAGTAATCATATTATTTCCTGACTTGGTTATTTCTACAAGCAATCATTCTGAACTTAACGAACCAACACCAAGTTTGCCTAAACTAGAAGATCATGATTTGGAAAAAGGGTTGCGCGCATTGATAGTATTCCTCACAAAAGTCAGAGACAAATTAATGGATGATACAAAGTCAAAAGACAAGGACAATGGTAAAGAAAAACCTTTGGTCAAAGGAGAGAAAAATATGACAGCAGTAGCTACCGAAcagcttttaaaaattatagacaCGACTCTTCTGAAATGTTATTTGCAGACTACAGATGCGTTAGTAGCACCATTGCTTAGGCTGAATCATTGTCATTTGGCAGAGGCTGAAAGGACATTGTTGATGCATCAAAAGTATCCCGAGCTTATTATATTGTACCAAACGAAAGGGCAACATAGAAAAGCTTTGGAACTTCTCGAGAAGCatgcaaaagaaaatgattCTAGTCTTAAAGGAACTGAGAGAACAATTCAGTACTTGCAACAGCTGGGAAAGGATCATATGGATTTGATTTTTAAATTTGCTGGTTGGGTCTTAAACGAAGATCCGGAACAAGGACTTCGAATATTTATGGAAGATACAGAGCAAGTTGAGCAGTTACCAAAACCAAAAGTATTAGATTACCTCCTCCGTTGTCACAAAGATTTGGTTATAACGTATTTGGAACATGTAGTGAACATTTGGGAGGTTACCAATCCGCTATACCATAATGTTTTAATACATCAGTACAAAGAGAAATGTTTAAACGATATAAACGATAGCGAAACACCTGGTGAGAAAGAAGCGGTGCAACATATCAGACAGAAGTTACAACAGTTTTTGGAGAAATCAGCACATTATACCCCGGAAACGATACTTGTCCATTTTCCATCTAATAATCTGTTCGAGGAACGTGCAATTATTCTTGGACGACTTGGACGTCATCAGCAAGTTATATCGATATATGTTAATCTTTTGAACGACATACAGAAAGCTATCGAGTATTGTCATAATGTATACAGTAGATATCAAA ATCTAGACAATGCAGAGAAACAGAAACAGTCTGATGGTGCAGACGAGGTTTATTTGATGCTCATACAACAATTATTGAAACCCGATGACAAAGGAGTTTCGATGACAG GATGTAAACCAGAATTTCAACGAACACCGCAACCTGATTTGGAAATGGCGTTGGAGTTACTTGAGAAACACGCCTCGAAAATAAATCCGTTGAAAGCGTTAGATATCCTGCCAAATACAGTTCCTATAGGTAGAATAAAGTGTTTCTTAGAAGTCAGTTTGCAGGAGAAATTGAATGCCAGAAGGAGGTTGCAGATGTTGAAGGGCTTGTTTTACGCAGAACATTTGCAAGTGCATGAGCAGCGTATGCATTACGAATCGCAGAGCGTTCTGATGACAGAATTTAATGTATGTCCAGTATGTAAGAAGAGATTTAGCAATCAAAG TGCATTTGCCAGGTTCCCAAACGGCGATATTGTACATTACTCGTGTCAAGATCGTAAAGGAtaa